In Gordonia phthalatica, one genomic interval encodes:
- the pcaC gene encoding 4-carboxymuconolactone decarboxylase encodes MAVRREVLGDEHVDRSIARTTPLTEEFQDLITQYAWGSIWTRPGLDRRSRSMITLTALIACGHHEELAMHLRAALRNGLSREEITEVILQSAVYCGVPDANTAFRIAQETLG; translated from the coding sequence ATGGCGGTGCGTCGCGAGGTCCTGGGCGACGAGCACGTCGACCGGTCGATCGCGCGTACGACGCCGCTCACCGAAGAGTTCCAAGACCTCATCACGCAGTACGCCTGGGGGTCGATCTGGACTCGCCCCGGCCTGGACCGCCGCAGTCGGTCGATGATCACGCTGACCGCGCTGATTGCGTGCGGCCACCACGAAGAGCTTGCGATGCATCTGCGCGCGGCACTCCGCAACGGACTGTCGCGGGAGGAGATCACCGAGGTGATACTCCAGTCGGCCGTGTACTGCGGCGTCCCCGATGCCAACACTGCGTTCCGCATCGCGCAGGAGACGCTGGGTTAG
- a CDS encoding lyase family protein, giving the protein MTDLLWPGMVHADGLFGDRHYLEAMVAVEQAWLDALVEVGVAPDRGTDLRGLVDEIDLADIARDSEPGGNPAQPVVTLLRERSSNGWVHRGLTSQDVVDTALILCARAAVHRLLPELRDQVSTLVDLADRYRGALMPGRTLTQHAVPITFGLKAANWLTGVVASAERTAALGFPVQIGGAAGTLSAAVELTGSATTAREAVGSAAAALGLDEVLPWHTMRSPITAIGDALVSATDAWGVIAADVTAMSRSGSRIVSDATPGGSSTMPHKQNPTRAVLIRRAAIANPPLGQTLHAAAALAVDERPDGAWHVEWPMLADLARRTVVAGVHTSQLLSGLRVDDVAMARQARSAWSDLTAERTSIASFVGTEPSDGDYLGLTDFIVDRALAEATAFLERNAAPIYKEK; this is encoded by the coding sequence ATGACCGACCTCCTGTGGCCCGGAATGGTCCACGCCGACGGCCTCTTCGGCGACCGCCACTACCTCGAGGCGATGGTGGCCGTCGAGCAGGCCTGGCTCGACGCGCTCGTGGAGGTCGGCGTCGCGCCCGATCGTGGCACCGACCTGCGCGGCCTCGTCGACGAGATCGACCTAGCGGACATCGCCCGCGACAGCGAGCCCGGCGGCAACCCGGCACAACCGGTGGTCACGCTGCTCCGCGAGCGGTCGTCGAACGGGTGGGTGCATCGAGGCCTCACCAGCCAGGACGTCGTCGACACGGCACTGATCCTGTGCGCACGCGCCGCCGTGCACCGACTCCTGCCGGAGCTGCGGGACCAGGTGTCGACGCTGGTCGATCTCGCGGACCGGTACCGGGGGGCGCTGATGCCCGGTCGAACTCTGACGCAGCACGCTGTCCCGATCACCTTCGGACTGAAGGCGGCGAACTGGCTCACCGGGGTCGTCGCATCCGCGGAGCGGACGGCGGCGCTCGGTTTCCCCGTGCAGATCGGCGGCGCGGCGGGAACCCTGTCGGCCGCTGTCGAGCTGACCGGCTCCGCGACCACCGCTCGCGAGGCGGTCGGATCCGCCGCCGCCGCGCTCGGCTTGGACGAGGTGCTGCCCTGGCACACGATGCGGTCGCCGATCACCGCGATTGGTGACGCTCTCGTCTCTGCGACGGATGCGTGGGGCGTGATCGCCGCGGACGTCACCGCCATGTCTCGATCGGGCAGCCGCATCGTCAGCGACGCAACGCCAGGCGGCTCGTCGACCATGCCGCACAAACAGAATCCGACGCGTGCCGTGCTGATCCGGCGGGCAGCCATCGCCAACCCTCCGCTCGGGCAGACGCTGCACGCGGCAGCGGCGTTGGCCGTCGATGAACGGCCGGACGGCGCCTGGCACGTCGAGTGGCCGATGCTCGCGGACTTGGCGCGGCGTACGGTCGTGGCCGGCGTGCACACCAGTCAGTTGCTGTCCGGGCTTCGCGTCGACGACGTCGCCATGGCCCGCCAGGCGCGATCGGCATGGTCGGATCTGACCGCCGAACGCACCTCCATCGCGTCCTTCGTCGGCACCGAGCCGAGCGACGGCGACTACCTAGGTCTGACCGACTTCATCGTCGATCGGGCGCTCGCCGAGGCGACGGCGTTCCTCGAGCGGAATGCAGCCCCTATATATAAGGAGAAGTAG
- the pcaG gene encoding protocatechuate 3,4-dioxygenase subunit alpha, with product MSELLPPTPGQTIGPFFHPGMLYDGDRDLVPAGSVGSILFHGVVYDGDGVPVPDAMIEIWQADAAGTVSQSTGSLRRDGWTFSGFGRASTGRDGRYTFSTVTPGVTEEGRPPFFAVTVFARGLLDRLFTRAYLPGNDMTGDALWNSVPADRRPTLLAEADGQGFRFDVHLQGDDETVFLRYPGM from the coding sequence GTGAGCGAGTTGCTCCCCCCGACCCCGGGGCAGACCATCGGCCCGTTCTTCCACCCGGGCATGCTGTACGACGGCGACCGGGACCTCGTGCCGGCCGGTTCGGTCGGCTCGATCCTCTTCCACGGTGTCGTCTACGACGGCGACGGTGTGCCGGTGCCAGACGCCATGATCGAGATCTGGCAGGCGGACGCCGCGGGCACGGTGTCGCAGAGCACGGGATCCCTCCGCCGCGACGGCTGGACGTTCTCCGGATTCGGTCGGGCCTCCACCGGCCGCGACGGCCGATACACCTTCTCCACCGTCACCCCCGGCGTCACCGAAGAAGGCAGACCGCCGTTCTTCGCGGTCACCGTCTTCGCCCGCGGCCTGCTCGACCGGCTGTTCACCCGCGCGTACCTTCCCGGCAACGACATGACCGGCGACGCGCTGTGGAACTCCGTTCCCGCCGATCGTCGGCCTACGCTACTGGCAGAAGCCGACGGCCAAGGGTTCCGTTTCGACGTCCACCTGCAGGGCGACGACGAGACGGTGTTCCTGCGCTACCCCGGGATGTGA
- the pcaH gene encoding protocatechuate 3,4-dioxygenase subunit beta translates to MNGIQDTQGVIDAEIAAIAASAAQSGVEETAVRVDYPPYRSSRLRHPTKELHHADPETVELWAPCFGDWDVDPLESDLTIGHASEPIGERTIVTGRVVDGQGRPVRGQLVEIWQANAGGRYTHKRDQHPAAIDPNFTGAGRALTDDDGNYAFTTIKPGPYPWRNHQNAWRPAHIHFSLFGTQFTQRLITQMYFPGDPLIPLDPIYQSLTSQRARDRLVAQYDHSVTSHEWATGYRFDIVLTGSDRTMFETEGDHQ, encoded by the coding sequence ATGAACGGGATTCAAGACACACAGGGCGTGATCGACGCCGAGATCGCGGCCATCGCCGCGAGCGCCGCGCAGAGCGGCGTCGAAGAGACCGCGGTGCGCGTGGACTACCCGCCGTACCGGTCCAGCCGACTGCGGCACCCCACCAAGGAACTGCACCATGCGGACCCGGAGACGGTGGAACTGTGGGCGCCGTGCTTCGGTGACTGGGATGTGGACCCCCTCGAATCCGACCTGACGATCGGGCACGCCAGCGAGCCCATCGGGGAGCGGACCATCGTGACCGGCCGTGTCGTCGACGGGCAAGGGCGGCCGGTCCGCGGTCAACTCGTCGAGATCTGGCAGGCCAACGCAGGCGGACGCTACACGCACAAGCGTGACCAGCACCCGGCCGCGATCGACCCCAACTTCACCGGTGCCGGTCGGGCGTTGACCGATGACGACGGCAACTACGCGTTCACGACCATCAAGCCCGGGCCCTACCCGTGGCGCAACCACCAGAACGCGTGGCGCCCGGCGCACATTCATTTCTCTCTGTTCGGAACGCAGTTCACGCAGCGACTGATCACCCAGATGTACTTCCCGGGCGACCCCTTGATCCCCCTCGACCCGATCTATCAGTCGCTCACCTCCCAGCGGGCGCGCGATCGACTCGTCGCCCAGTACGACCACTCGGTCACCAGCCACGAGTGGGCCACCGGGTACCGCTTCGACATCGTCCTCACCGGCAGCGACCGCACGATGTTCGAGACCGAAGGAGACCACCAGTGA
- a CDS encoding IclR family transcriptional regulator, translated as MSAQADGDRPAKPGMVARVAAVLRSFDEHHRQLPLTAISRRAGLPLSTTHRVIADLVNEGLLEHAGSEYVVGRTVWEVGLLAPVEATLRKKASPFLHDLYAATPSTIHLAVRDGTQVLYLERLRGQTSVEIVSDVGSTLPLHATGVGKVLLAHAPGDIQQQVLANLTPVTPYTITDARALDRELRQIRRDDWARTNDEMTIGASSVAVPIRRGGEVVAAVGAVLDSQSGDHGRALAALQVAARAIGRRL; from the coding sequence GTGAGCGCTCAAGCCGACGGCGACAGACCGGCAAAACCAGGAATGGTGGCCCGCGTGGCGGCCGTGCTGCGCAGCTTCGACGAGCACCATCGACAGTTGCCGCTGACCGCCATCTCCCGCCGGGCCGGACTGCCGTTGTCCACAACCCACCGAGTGATCGCAGACCTGGTCAACGAGGGACTCCTGGAACACGCCGGCTCGGAGTACGTGGTCGGCCGAACAGTGTGGGAGGTCGGCTTGCTCGCCCCCGTCGAGGCGACCCTACGCAAGAAGGCGTCGCCGTTCCTGCACGACCTGTACGCCGCGACACCGTCGACCATCCATCTGGCGGTCCGCGACGGGACCCAGGTCCTGTATCTGGAGAGGCTCCGCGGGCAGACCTCGGTGGAGATCGTGAGCGACGTCGGATCCACTCTGCCCCTGCACGCGACCGGGGTCGGCAAAGTACTGCTGGCGCACGCACCCGGAGACATCCAGCAGCAGGTCCTGGCGAATCTGACTCCGGTGACGCCCTACACGATCACCGACGCCCGCGCGCTCGACCGCGAACTCCGACAGATCCGGCGCGACGACTGGGCGCGGACCAACGACGAGATGACCATCGGCGCCAGCTCCGTCGCCGTGCCGATCCGGCGCGGCGGCGAGGTGGTCGCCGCAGTCGGCGCAGTGCTCGACAGCCAGTCCGGCGACCACGGGCGAGCCCTCGCCGCCCTGCAGGTCGCGGCGCGGGCGATCGGGAGAAGACTCTAG
- a CDS encoding ABC transporter substrate-binding protein, giving the protein MKRERAQHVFRRLLGLTSIALASITAVSACALPSSVDDGKLTIGLVTSQTGPASQLGIGELQGARLAIDEINKNGGVNGKAVELITADDQSNPSQTVLQVRKMLGRVDGIVGPSTSGPCKAIQELVATAKIVDYCLSPGVRPKSDGWQWSASVSTEDLAVALVEYWKAQGITKIGLLSSTDSSGSDGAKAVKAAIAGEPGMVLTAASTFIPDAVSVTAQLGQIARTAPQGLVVWATGAGAGVAFQGLRLVGLHVPVATTDGNLTHAFVDRIKAFLPDPLLIPATRDFWAPEALPSDEVRTIEETYHGDYQAAFNELPDFGPGVAYDGVRLLVEALRRANGDSEKARTELEGIKDFPGVVGNYQFSPGDRRGLTRKDVGVVKVTTDGFEFVGGQQ; this is encoded by the coding sequence GTGAAGCGTGAACGAGCTCAACACGTCTTCAGACGCCTACTCGGGCTGACTTCGATCGCCCTTGCATCCATCACCGCAGTCAGCGCCTGCGCACTGCCCAGCTCCGTCGATGACGGGAAACTGACTATCGGACTGGTCACCAGCCAGACCGGTCCTGCCAGTCAGCTCGGAATCGGCGAGCTCCAGGGAGCGCGGCTCGCCATCGACGAGATCAACAAGAACGGCGGCGTCAACGGCAAGGCCGTAGAGCTCATCACCGCCGACGACCAGTCCAATCCCTCCCAGACCGTGCTTCAGGTTCGCAAAATGCTCGGACGAGTCGACGGCATCGTCGGACCGTCGACTTCCGGCCCCTGCAAGGCGATCCAAGAACTCGTCGCCACGGCGAAGATCGTCGACTACTGCCTGTCCCCTGGCGTCCGCCCCAAGTCGGACGGCTGGCAATGGTCTGCGAGCGTATCCACCGAAGATCTCGCGGTGGCACTCGTCGAGTACTGGAAAGCACAGGGAATCACCAAGATCGGCCTATTGAGTTCGACAGATTCCTCCGGCTCCGATGGAGCGAAAGCAGTCAAGGCGGCCATCGCCGGCGAACCCGGAATGGTCCTGACAGCGGCGAGCACCTTCATCCCGGATGCGGTCTCAGTGACCGCACAGCTCGGTCAGATCGCCCGAACCGCGCCACAGGGTCTGGTCGTCTGGGCCACCGGCGCCGGTGCCGGCGTCGCTTTCCAGGGACTCCGGTTGGTGGGCCTCCACGTCCCCGTGGCCACCACCGACGGCAATCTGACGCACGCGTTCGTCGACCGCATCAAGGCCTTTCTTCCCGATCCCCTGCTGATTCCGGCGACACGCGACTTCTGGGCTCCCGAAGCCCTCCCGAGTGACGAGGTCCGCACCATCGAAGAGACCTATCACGGCGACTACCAGGCCGCCTTCAACGAGCTCCCCGATTTCGGCCCCGGCGTCGCCTACGACGGCGTCCGGCTCCTCGTCGAGGCCCTTCGCCGAGCGAACGGAGATTCGGAGAAGGCCCGCACGGAACTCGAGGGCATCAAGGACTTCCCCGGTGTCGTCGGCAACTACCAGTTCAGCCCCGGCGACCGGCGTGGCCTCACCAGGAAGGACGTCGGTGTCGTGAAGGTGACGACGGACGGATTCGAATTCGTGGGAGGACAGCAATGA
- a CDS encoding branched-chain amino acid ABC transporter permease, whose protein sequence is MSGTLQTLLGGLADGCVYALIALGMSIVYSISRIINLAQGGFVVLAALTAVSLQTNLGISSLAVVPIVVVIFAAGMIVVDYAIVRPAAKRATPERLLLVTVGMLQAVGGILLVGWGNLPYTMPAFTASAPLNWGGVKIPTQYFWLAGALILAIVGLWLLLHRTEIGLAMRATASNPAAARLQGIHVDRMRLIAFALAGAMAALAGSTIIPITFLQFTTVTPYAVAGFIAAVAGGLGSNVGAVAGGLLLGLLQGVFGQYWTADIAQLAAIGLLVAVLLVRPQGIFGTPERVRR, encoded by the coding sequence ATGAGCGGAACGCTTCAAACTCTCCTCGGCGGCCTCGCCGACGGATGTGTGTACGCACTCATCGCACTCGGCATGTCGATCGTCTACTCGATCAGCCGCATCATCAACCTGGCTCAGGGCGGGTTCGTCGTCCTCGCGGCCCTGACCGCGGTCTCCCTTCAGACGAACCTGGGAATCAGTTCGTTGGCAGTCGTCCCGATCGTGGTCGTCATCTTCGCTGCGGGAATGATCGTCGTCGATTACGCCATCGTCCGACCCGCCGCGAAACGCGCGACGCCCGAACGACTCCTCCTCGTGACAGTCGGAATGCTGCAGGCCGTCGGCGGCATTCTCCTCGTCGGCTGGGGCAACCTGCCGTACACGATGCCCGCGTTCACCGCGTCTGCTCCGCTCAACTGGGGCGGCGTCAAGATTCCCACCCAGTACTTCTGGTTGGCAGGTGCGCTGATCCTCGCGATCGTCGGATTGTGGCTCCTGTTGCACCGGACTGAGATCGGTCTCGCGATGCGCGCCACCGCCTCCAATCCGGCCGCCGCCCGTCTGCAGGGAATCCACGTCGACCGCATGCGTCTGATTGCCTTCGCACTCGCCGGCGCGATGGCCGCACTCGCTGGAAGCACCATCATTCCCATCACCTTCCTCCAGTTCACAACCGTGACCCCCTACGCCGTCGCCGGCTTCATCGCAGCGGTGGCCGGTGGCCTCGGCAGCAATGTCGGTGCGGTGGCAGGCGGCCTTCTGCTCGGCCTCCTGCAGGGTGTCTTCGGCCAGTACTGGACCGCCGATATCGCACAACTGGCCGCCATCGGCCTCCTCGTCGCGGTCCTCCTGGTTCGACCGCAAGGAATCTTCGGAACGCCGGAAAGGGTTCGCCGATGA
- a CDS encoding branched-chain amino acid ABC transporter permease, producing the protein MSLLVTVGIFYLASIGLTPLIGQAGQVSLGQTLFMAIGGYGAAVLTMKLHVPTAVAAVLLAVLSGIVALVFGAGFLRLRGYYFALATLGLAVATASLSTAWTSVTGGPSGTAGIPSLQFGSVVVFSDTANYYLLLALGLAAAWITSNLRNSQTGRALAAVGNDSIAAGMLGIQASHYKAKAFAVSAVTASLAGSLYAFYLRYFSPEMVNVTIAFSIVIMVAIGGSRSAVGPLIGALLIQGLPQVGQTFSNWMPLVAGVVLIIVMTYFPSGLWGAILSGIASVKHRLTPRTTAPDVSPNGSETHR; encoded by the coding sequence ATGAGCCTTCTGGTCACCGTCGGCATCTTCTATCTCGCGAGCATCGGCCTGACTCCGCTGATCGGACAGGCGGGCCAGGTGTCGCTGGGGCAGACCCTCTTCATGGCGATCGGCGGCTACGGCGCCGCCGTGCTCACGATGAAACTCCACGTCCCGACCGCCGTCGCCGCGGTCCTTCTAGCGGTGTTGTCCGGCATCGTCGCCCTCGTTTTCGGTGCGGGATTCCTTCGGCTTCGCGGTTACTACTTCGCACTCGCCACTCTCGGTCTGGCTGTCGCCACGGCATCGTTGAGCACGGCGTGGACCTCTGTGACAGGCGGACCGTCCGGCACCGCGGGGATTCCGAGTCTCCAGTTCGGATCTGTCGTCGTGTTCTCCGACACCGCGAACTACTACCTGTTGCTCGCCTTGGGACTCGCTGCAGCGTGGATCACCAGCAACTTGCGCAACTCGCAGACCGGCCGAGCCCTCGCCGCTGTCGGGAACGATTCGATCGCTGCTGGCATGCTGGGCATCCAAGCCTCGCACTACAAGGCCAAGGCATTCGCAGTCTCCGCGGTCACTGCCTCCCTGGCGGGGTCCCTGTACGCGTTCTACCTACGGTACTTCTCGCCCGAAATGGTCAATGTGACGATCGCTTTCAGCATCGTGATCATGGTGGCGATCGGTGGATCGCGGAGCGCCGTGGGACCGCTCATCGGCGCCCTGCTGATCCAAGGACTCCCTCAGGTCGGACAGACCTTCAGCAACTGGATGCCGCTCGTCGCCGGCGTGGTCCTGATCATCGTCATGACGTACTTTCCGAGCGGCCTCTGGGGTGCCATCCTCTCGGGCATCGCGTCGGTGAAGCATCGCCTGACGCCTCGAACAACCGCCCCCGACGTCTCACCGAACGGATCGGAGACCCACCGATGA
- a CDS encoding ABC transporter ATP-binding protein, with product MIECKNLCARYGRVGVLRDIDLTVEPGKAVALLGANGAGKSTLLHAISGVHRAVSGTITCDDQDLGKLDAADRTRRGISLVPAGRQVFAELTVMQNLILGMHGTGIRGADRTERIDDAFALFPILEEFAQREAGLLSGGQQQMLAVARALVRRPAYLLLDEPSLGLAPQIVAQILSVLSTLTARGMGVLLAEQNATAALGVAHYGVILENGSVVRQDTAETLVNDPDVSNHYLGSSTSELVDDVVHAQLPRRIFEEIDAVG from the coding sequence ATGATCGAATGCAAGAATCTCTGTGCACGATACGGACGTGTCGGCGTCCTCCGCGACATCGACCTGACCGTCGAGCCCGGCAAGGCGGTCGCGCTACTCGGCGCCAACGGTGCAGGCAAATCGACGCTTCTTCACGCCATCTCGGGCGTTCATCGTGCAGTCAGCGGCACCATCACGTGTGACGACCAGGACCTCGGCAAGCTCGACGCTGCCGACCGAACCCGTCGCGGAATCAGTCTGGTTCCCGCGGGCAGGCAGGTCTTCGCGGAGCTGACCGTGATGCAGAACCTCATTCTGGGGATGCACGGCACCGGGATTCGCGGAGCCGACCGCACGGAACGCATCGACGACGCCTTCGCCCTGTTCCCGATCCTGGAGGAATTCGCACAGCGCGAGGCCGGTCTCCTGTCCGGAGGCCAGCAGCAAATGCTCGCTGTCGCACGCGCGCTCGTCCGCCGCCCCGCCTATCTGCTCCTCGATGAGCCGTCACTCGGACTGGCGCCCCAGATCGTCGCGCAGATCCTGTCGGTCCTGAGCACATTGACCGCGCGGGGCATGGGCGTCCTGCTCGCCGAGCAGAACGCCACCGCAGCACTCGGCGTCGCGCATTACGGCGTCATCCTGGAGAACGGATCCGTCGTCCGGCAGGACACCGCGGAAACCCTCGTCAATGACCCCGATGTCAGCAATCACTACCTGGGTTCATCGACATCGGAACTCGTCGACGACGTTGTGCACGCGCAGCTTCCCCGACGGATCTTCGAGGAGATCGACGCCGTGGGCTGA
- a CDS encoding IclR family transcriptional regulator, which yields MTADAAKFAPAPEHTDPPQYPIESVDNALRLLWLLSSRKSLRLTDASQYLGVASSTAHRALAMLQYRGFVKQNPTTRAYEAGPSLDTIALALLRRLDIRDQARPALERLNQRSDETVHLGTLDRATVHFLVSIESSKAVRVASRSGRSMPAHCTSTGKAMLSLLTDDQVIALYPTEELEQLTPASVATRSELLNELAAVRRRGYAYSDEESEDGVCSVAAPVAGASTPAAINISVPVNRMNAKRRKELAALLRESVEEVEAALG from the coding sequence GTGACTGCCGACGCCGCAAAGTTCGCTCCTGCGCCAGAGCACACCGACCCGCCGCAGTATCCGATCGAGTCGGTCGACAATGCTCTGCGTCTACTGTGGCTGCTCAGTTCACGAAAATCTCTTCGTCTGACGGATGCTAGCCAGTATCTGGGCGTGGCGTCGTCGACTGCTCATCGGGCGTTGGCGATGTTGCAGTATCGGGGTTTCGTCAAACAGAATCCGACGACGCGCGCCTATGAGGCGGGACCTTCGCTCGACACGATCGCGCTGGCATTGCTTCGGCGGTTGGACATTCGAGATCAGGCGCGTCCTGCACTCGAACGCTTGAATCAGCGATCTGACGAAACGGTGCATCTCGGCACTCTCGACCGCGCGACGGTGCACTTCCTCGTATCGATCGAGAGCAGTAAAGCGGTCAGAGTTGCGTCCCGTTCCGGCCGTTCCATGCCTGCCCATTGCACGTCGACGGGCAAGGCGATGCTCTCGTTGCTGACTGATGACCAGGTGATTGCGCTCTACCCGACCGAGGAACTGGAACAGCTGACGCCGGCGTCGGTGGCGACTCGTTCCGAGCTGCTGAACGAACTCGCGGCCGTTCGTCGACGCGGTTATGCGTACAGCGACGAGGAGAGCGAGGACGGTGTCTGCTCGGTCGCCGCGCCAGTGGCGGGTGCATCGACGCCGGCCGCGATCAACATCTCCGTCCCGGTGAACCGTATGAATGCGAAGCGGCGGAAGGAACTCGCGGCGTTGCTGCGCGAGTCCGTGGAAGAGGTCGAAGCCGCACTCGGCTGA